One genomic window of Actinoalloteichus hoggarensis includes the following:
- a CDS encoding alpha/beta fold hydrolase, with protein sequence MTTSYRSPGIACVDHVIEVPLDHGDPTSERISVFGREVVASGNETADLPWLLFLQGGPGGKATRPVPATGWLRRALREYRVLLLDQRGTGRSTPANRQTLARFGSGEQTADYLRHFRADSIVRDAEVFRRRLTGDRPWSVLGQSFGGFCALTYLSIAPEGLAAVLVTGGLAGLDAGPDEVYRALYPRVLRKNTEYFSRYPQDEPIVRSVFDHLAEHEVLLPTGERLTPHRFQTLGIEFGKAGTFDRLHYLLEEAFVDAPGGPDLSDTFLHGVSGSVTFATDPLYALLHESIYCQGGASLWSAHRLRREFTEFDVDEGASVRFTGEMIYPWMFEEDPALVPLRDAAEALAAKTDWPNLYDHDVLSHNRVPVAAVVYHDDMYVDRELSLRTAEQVKGLRTWVTSQYEHDGLRMDSGVLDRLIAMTRGEA encoded by the coding sequence ATGACGACCAGCTATCGAAGCCCCGGCATCGCCTGTGTCGATCACGTCATCGAGGTACCGCTCGACCACGGTGATCCGACGAGCGAACGGATCTCGGTGTTCGGCCGCGAGGTCGTCGCCTCGGGAAACGAGACCGCCGACCTGCCGTGGCTGCTGTTCCTCCAGGGCGGCCCCGGTGGCAAGGCGACCCGGCCGGTTCCCGCGACCGGCTGGCTGCGCCGGGCGCTCCGCGAGTATCGGGTACTGCTGCTCGACCAGCGCGGCACCGGCCGTAGCACGCCCGCGAACCGGCAGACTCTCGCCCGCTTCGGCTCCGGCGAGCAGACCGCCGACTACCTGCGTCACTTTCGGGCTGACTCGATCGTGCGAGATGCTGAGGTGTTCCGCCGCCGGCTGACCGGCGATCGTCCGTGGAGCGTGCTCGGCCAGAGCTTCGGCGGCTTCTGCGCCCTGACGTATCTGTCCATCGCCCCGGAGGGCCTCGCCGCCGTCCTCGTCACCGGCGGTCTCGCAGGACTGGACGCCGGGCCGGACGAGGTCTATCGGGCGTTGTATCCGAGAGTGCTGCGGAAGAACACGGAGTACTTCAGCCGGTATCCGCAGGACGAGCCGATCGTCCGATCGGTGTTCGACCATCTCGCCGAGCACGAGGTGCTGCTGCCGACCGGCGAACGCCTCACACCGCACCGTTTTCAGACACTCGGAATCGAGTTCGGCAAGGCAGGCACCTTCGACCGCCTGCACTATCTGCTGGAGGAGGCGTTCGTCGACGCACCCGGCGGTCCCGATCTCTCCGACACCTTCCTGCACGGCGTGAGCGGCAGTGTCACCTTCGCGACGGACCCGCTCTACGCGCTGTTGCACGAGTCGATCTACTGCCAGGGCGGCGCGTCGCTCTGGTCGGCCCACCGTCTCCGTCGGGAGTTCACGGAGTTCGACGTCGACGAGGGCGCCTCGGTGCGCTTCACCGGCGAGATGATCTACCCCTGGATGTTCGAGGAGGACCCGGCGCTGGTGCCGCTCCGCGACGCCGCCGAGGCGCTGGCCGCCAAGACGGACTGGCCCAACCTGTATGACCACGACGTGCTGAGTCACAACAGGGTTCCGGTGGCCGCCGTCGTCTACCACGACGACATGTATGTGGACCGAGAGCTGTCGTTGCGCACGGCGGAGCAGGTCAAGGGCCTGCGCACCTGGGTCACCAGCCAGTACGAGCACGACGGTCTTCGGATGGACTCCGGCGTGCTCGACCGGCTGATCGCGATGACACGCGGGGAGGCCTGA